In Denitratisoma sp. DHT3, one DNA window encodes the following:
- the cphA gene encoding cyanophycin synthetase yields MEVSRIRALRGPNLWSRHTAIEAIVSCAPEECDLDTLAGFEERLRQRFPEIGVLQPARHGDVVSMAHALEFAALGLQAHAGCPVTFSRTTQTVESGVFQVVVEYSEEPVGRLAMDLARTLCQTALTGEPFDLEDALARLKELDEDVRLGPSTGAIVQAAMLRGIPFRRLTEGSLVQFGWGCRQRRIQAAETDGSSAIAESIAQDKELTKMLLDAAGVPVPQGRPASDLEDGWQAALDIGLPVVVKPQDGNQGKGVTVNIKNRESFEAAYAAATEISSEILVERYLPGQDYRLLVVGDQLVAAARREPPHVTGDGAHTVRELVEQVNSDPRRGEGHATSLTKIRFDDIALTCLAAQNLSAESVPPKGMRVVLRNNANLSTGGSATDVTDDVHPEVAARAVAAAKMVGLDICGVDLVCDSVLRPIEEQGGGIVEVNAAPGLRMHLAPSFGKGRPVGEAIVSTVFPDGEDGRIPVVAVAGTNGKTTTVRLIAHLLASQGLCVGMTSTDGVYVDGRRTDTGDCSGPRSARNVLLHPAVEAAVFETARGGVLREGLAFDRCDVAVVTNIGLGDHLGLSYISTVEDLAVVKRVIVQNVAPKGVAVLNAADPMVARMAAVCQGVVTFFARDPNHPVMATHRAQGRRVVFVDGNDIVAAEGWEERRLPLDGIPITGKGDIGFQVENVMAATAAAWALNLDWETVRAGLGSFVADARTAPGRFNLFDYRGATVIADYGHNPDAIQALVNAVNTMPTKRRTVVISGAGDRRDEDIRQQTRILGDAFDEVVLYQDQCQRGREDGEVLALLRQGLEGANRARRIEEIRGEFLAIDTALERLEPGDLCLVLIDQVEEALAHIASRCTGAG; encoded by the coding sequence ATGGAAGTCTCTCGTATCCGGGCCTTGCGAGGCCCCAACCTGTGGAGCCGCCACACCGCGATCGAGGCGATCGTCTCCTGCGCCCCGGAGGAATGCGATCTGGACACCCTGGCCGGCTTCGAGGAGCGGCTGCGCCAGCGCTTTCCTGAAATCGGCGTGCTGCAGCCCGCGCGCCACGGGGATGTCGTGTCCATGGCCCATGCGCTGGAGTTCGCCGCCCTCGGGCTGCAGGCCCATGCCGGCTGCCCGGTGACCTTCAGCCGCACCACCCAGACCGTGGAATCCGGGGTCTTTCAGGTGGTGGTGGAGTACAGCGAGGAGCCGGTGGGCCGCCTGGCGATGGACTTGGCGCGGACCCTGTGCCAGACCGCCCTGACGGGTGAGCCCTTCGATCTGGAGGACGCCCTGGCGCGGCTCAAGGAGCTCGACGAGGACGTGCGACTGGGGCCGAGCACCGGCGCCATCGTCCAGGCCGCGATGCTGCGCGGCATTCCCTTCCGGCGCCTGACCGAAGGCAGCCTGGTGCAGTTCGGCTGGGGCTGCAGGCAGCGGCGCATCCAGGCGGCGGAAACCGACGGTTCCAGCGCTATCGCCGAGTCCATCGCCCAGGACAAGGAGCTCACCAAGATGCTGCTCGACGCCGCCGGCGTGCCGGTGCCGCAGGGCCGTCCGGCCTCCGATCTGGAGGATGGCTGGCAAGCGGCGCTGGACATCGGTCTGCCGGTGGTGGTGAAGCCGCAGGACGGCAACCAGGGCAAGGGCGTCACGGTGAACATCAAGAACCGGGAGAGCTTCGAGGCGGCCTATGCCGCCGCCACCGAGATCAGCTCGGAAATCCTGGTGGAGCGCTACCTGCCCGGCCAGGACTACCGCCTGCTGGTGGTGGGGGATCAACTGGTGGCGGCCGCCCGGCGCGAACCGCCGCATGTGACCGGCGACGGCGCGCACACCGTGCGCGAGCTGGTGGAGCAGGTCAATAGCGATCCGCGGCGCGGCGAGGGACATGCCACCTCGCTGACCAAGATCCGCTTCGACGACATCGCCCTGACCTGCCTGGCGGCGCAGAATCTGAGCGCCGAATCGGTGCCGCCCAAGGGCATGCGGGTGGTCCTGCGCAACAATGCCAATCTGAGCACCGGCGGTTCGGCCACCGACGTCACCGACGACGTCCATCCCGAAGTCGCGGCCCGTGCGGTGGCGGCGGCGAAGATGGTGGGGCTCGACATCTGCGGCGTGGACCTGGTCTGCGACAGCGTGTTGCGCCCCATCGAGGAACAGGGCGGCGGCATCGTCGAGGTCAACGCCGCCCCCGGCCTGCGCATGCATCTGGCGCCCTCCTTCGGCAAAGGCCGCCCGGTGGGCGAGGCCATCGTGTCCACGGTGTTTCCCGACGGCGAGGACGGACGCATTCCGGTGGTGGCGGTGGCCGGCACCAACGGCAAGACCACCACGGTGCGCCTGATCGCCCACCTGCTGGCCAGCCAGGGCCTGTGCGTCGGCATGACCAGCACCGACGGCGTCTACGTCGATGGCCGGCGCACCGATACCGGCGACTGCAGCGGTCCCCGCAGCGCCCGCAACGTGCTGCTGCATCCCGCCGTCGAGGCCGCCGTGTTCGAGACCGCCCGCGGCGGCGTGCTGCGCGAGGGCCTGGCCTTCGACCGCTGCGACGTGGCGGTGGTCACCAACATCGGCCTGGGCGACCACCTGGGCCTGTCCTACATCAGCACCGTCGAGGACCTCGCGGTGGTGAAGCGGGTGATCGTGCAGAACGTCGCGCCCAAGGGCGTCGCCGTGCTCAACGCGGCCGACCCCATGGTGGCGCGGATGGCCGCCGTCTGCCAGGGGGTGGTGACCTTTTTCGCCCGCGACCCCAACCATCCGGTGATGGCGACCCATCGCGCCCAGGGACGGCGCGTGGTCTTCGTCGACGGCAACGACATCGTCGCCGCGGAAGGCTGGGAGGAGCGGCGCCTGCCGCTGGACGGGATTCCCATCACCGGCAAGGGCGACATCGGCTTCCAGGTGGAAAACGTGATGGCCGCCACGGCCGCCGCCTGGGCGCTGAACCTGGATTGGGAGACGGTTCGCGCCGGTCTGGGCAGTTTCGTGGCCGATGCCCGGACCGCCCCCGGCCGCTTCAATCTCTTCGACTACCGGGGCGCCACGGTGATCGCCGATTACGGCCACAACCCCGATGCCATCCAGGCGCTGGTGAACGCGGTGAACACCATGCCGACGAAACGCCGGACCGTGGTCATCAGCGGCGCCGGCGACCGGCGCGACGAGGATATCCGGCAGCAGACCCGGATTCTGGGCGACGCTTTCGATGAGGTCGTGCTCTACCAGGATCAATGCCAGCGAGGCCGGGAGGATGGCGAAGTGCTGGCGCTCTTGCGCCAGGGCCTGGAAGGGGCCAACCGGGCCCGCCGGATCGAGGAAATCCGCGGCGAGTTCCTGGCCATCGATACCGCCCTGGAGCGGTTGGAACCAGGCGACCTTTGCCTGGTCCTGATCGACCAGGTGGAAGAGGCTCTGGCCCATATCGCCAGCCGCTGCACGGGCGCAGGGTAA
- the cphA gene encoding cyanophycin synthetase — MADRTIKILRITPLRGPNVWTYRPALEALVDIGDLEDAPSNTIPGLYERLSAWLPTLAEHRCSIGEPGGFLRRVREGTWPAHIMEHVTLELQNLIGQRTGFGKARETSTRGVYKVVVRSREEEVTRACLHAARDLLMAAIDDTPFDVAGTVARLHELADARCLGPSTASIVDAAAERGIPALRLNDGNLVQLGHGANQRRVWTAETDRTGAIAEGISRDKDLTKRLLQSCGVPVPEGQVVASPDEAWEAAQDIGLPVVVKPSDGNHGRGVSIELGTEEEVKAAFGVADAEGSAVIVERYVRGDEHRLLVVGGKLVAATRGDSLWIEGDGDSTVRQLIDAQINSDPRRGEAEEFPLEPLVLEREPATRLLLARQGLEGEAIPAAGRRVLIQRNGNMVNDVTDRVHPEVAASVALAARIVGLDIAGIDLVAEDISRPLEAQGGAIVEVNAGPSLLMHLKPVTGQPRPVGQAIVEHLFPEGDAGRIPVIGIAGTRGTTMVARLLGRLIQLSGKTLGMACRDGLYFGQRQVQDGNCSPWKSARRVLLNRSVKVAIFENDGADILAEGLTYDRCQVGVVTHLDRAESLAAFDVREPEQVYNVFRTQVDVVLPGGAAVLNADDPLVARMAGLCDGEVIFYAAREDNPAVAAHLAQGGRAVVLRAGQMALLRGDRTEARISASCGSAAVTIEDMLATVAVAWALDLPDYLVQTGIVTFDADALPANAERTLNVRAG; from the coding sequence ATGGCTGACAGAACCATCAAAATCCTGCGGATCACCCCTTTGCGCGGTCCGAACGTCTGGACCTACCGCCCGGCCCTGGAGGCCCTGGTGGATATCGGCGACCTGGAGGACGCTCCCTCCAACACCATACCCGGCCTCTATGAACGGCTCTCCGCCTGGCTGCCGACCCTGGCCGAGCACCGCTGCAGCATCGGCGAACCCGGCGGTTTCCTGCGGCGAGTGCGCGAAGGCACGTGGCCGGCGCACATCATGGAGCACGTCACGCTGGAACTGCAGAACCTGATCGGCCAGCGCACCGGCTTCGGCAAGGCGCGGGAAACCTCGACCCGCGGTGTGTACAAGGTCGTGGTCCGGTCGCGCGAAGAGGAAGTCACCCGCGCCTGCCTCCATGCCGCCCGCGACCTGCTGATGGCCGCCATCGACGACACGCCCTTCGATGTCGCGGGCACCGTGGCGCGCCTGCATGAGCTGGCCGATGCCCGCTGTCTGGGCCCCTCCACCGCGAGCATCGTCGATGCCGCGGCGGAGCGCGGCATCCCGGCGCTGCGCCTGAACGACGGCAATCTGGTGCAACTGGGGCACGGCGCCAATCAGCGCCGGGTATGGACCGCCGAGACCGACCGCACCGGCGCGATCGCCGAAGGCATTTCGCGCGACAAGGATCTGACCAAACGCCTGCTGCAGTCCTGCGGCGTGCCGGTCCCCGAGGGCCAGGTCGTCGCCAGTCCCGACGAAGCCTGGGAAGCCGCCCAGGACATCGGCCTGCCGGTGGTGGTCAAGCCCAGCGACGGCAACCATGGCCGTGGCGTGTCGATCGAACTCGGCACCGAGGAGGAGGTCAAGGCCGCCTTCGGCGTGGCCGACGCCGAAGGCAGCGCGGTCATCGTCGAGCGCTACGTCCGCGGCGACGAGCACCGTCTGCTGGTGGTGGGCGGCAAACTGGTGGCCGCCACCCGCGGCGACAGCCTGTGGATCGAGGGCGACGGCGATTCCACGGTGCGCCAGTTGATCGACGCCCAGATCAACAGCGATCCCCGGCGCGGCGAGGCGGAGGAATTCCCCCTGGAGCCCCTGGTCCTGGAGCGGGAACCCGCAACCCGCCTGCTGCTGGCGCGCCAGGGCCTGGAGGGGGAGGCCATCCCCGCCGCGGGCAGGCGGGTGCTGATCCAGCGCAACGGCAACATGGTCAACGACGTCACGGACCGCGTTCATCCCGAAGTGGCCGCCTCGGTGGCCCTGGCGGCCCGCATCGTGGGCCTGGACATCGCCGGCATCGATCTGGTGGCGGAGGACATTTCCCGTCCCCTGGAGGCGCAGGGCGGTGCCATCGTCGAGGTCAATGCCGGACCGAGCCTGCTGATGCACCTGAAACCCGTTACCGGCCAACCGCGCCCGGTAGGCCAGGCGATCGTCGAGCACCTGTTCCCGGAGGGGGACGCGGGTCGCATTCCCGTCATCGGCATCGCCGGCACCCGCGGCACCACGATGGTCGCGCGGCTGCTGGGGCGGCTGATCCAGTTGAGCGGCAAGACCCTGGGGATGGCCTGCCGCGACGGCCTCTATTTCGGGCAGCGGCAAGTGCAGGATGGCAACTGCAGTCCCTGGAAATCCGCCCGCCGCGTGCTCTTGAACCGTTCCGTCAAGGTCGCGATATTCGAAAACGACGGCGCCGACATCCTCGCCGAGGGCCTCACCTACGACCGCTGCCAGGTGGGCGTGGTAACGCATCTCGACCGGGCCGAGAGCCTGGCGGCCTTCGACGTGCGCGAGCCGGAGCAGGTCTATAACGTGTTCCGCACCCAGGTCGACGTGGTGCTGCCCGGAGGCGCCGCCGTGCTCAACGCCGACGACCCGCTGGTGGCGCGGATGGCCGGCCTGTGCGACGGCGAAGTGATCTTCTACGCGGCCCGCGAGGACAACCCGGCGGTCGCCGCGCATCTCGCGCAAGGCGGACGCGCGGTGGTGCTGCGCGCCGGCCAGATGGCGCTGCTGCGCGGCGACCGGACGGAAGCCCGGATCTCCGCCAGCTGCGGCTCGGCCGCCGTCACCATCGAGGACATGCTGGCCACCGTGGCCGTGGCCTGGGCCCTCGATCTGCCGGATTATCTGGTCCAGACCGGCATTGTCACCTTCGACGCCGATGCGCTCCCGGCCAACGCGGAGCGCACCTTGAACGTTCGGGCCGGTTGA
- a CDS encoding ABC transporter ATP-binding protein — MTKNLPVAAFSASDTVPNLWRDRILSHLGAGERLLAWMEPDLDARLHFERGLLVVTDRRLLAWTPGAEAWREWPYREGLRLSHHDHAGVGILELQDASARLAHWRYTLGQNLAAQRLADQFDRQRDSFLDGVPLPVDDGAVCPRCKAPLGPDQDECPVCAREIHTPPSTWTLLRLWRFARPYRGQLLSGFLLTLTATAATLVPPYLSMPLMDNVLIPFQNGKPIDVGLVTLYLGGLLGAALLAWGLGWARTYILALVSERIGADLRTTTYEHLLKLSLEYFGGKRTGDLMARIGSESDRICVFLSLHLLDFATDVLMIGMTAAILISINPWLALVTLLPLPLIAWMIHLVRDRLRTGFEKVDRIWSEVTNVLADTIPGIRVVKAFAQERREVARFREANQHNLAINDRVNRVWSLFSPTVTLLTETGLLVVWAFGIWQVSKNQITVGVLTAFIAYIGRFYTRLDSMSRIVSVTQKAAAGAKRIFDILDHVSSVPEPQQPVHLDQVRGAIELRGVGFRYGNRSVIRNLDFSIRPGEMIGLVGHSGSGKSTLVNLICRFYDVSEGAVQVDGVDIRSLPVAEYRRHIGLVLQEPFLFFGTIADNIAYGKPGASRAEIIAAARAAHAHEFILRLPLGYDSLVGERGQGLSGGERQRLSIARALLIDPRILIMDEATSSVDTETEKEIQKALDNLVQGRTTIAIAHRLSTLRRADRLVVMDRGQIVEVGNHEQLMAREGHYYRLYQAQARNVDVDGMDGDGRTGESGDD, encoded by the coding sequence ATGACGAAAAATCTTCCCGTTGCAGCATTTTCCGCGAGCGACACCGTGCCGAATCTCTGGCGCGACAGAATCCTTTCCCACCTGGGCGCGGGCGAGCGCCTGCTGGCCTGGATGGAGCCGGATCTCGACGCCCGGCTGCATTTCGAGCGCGGCCTGCTGGTGGTCACCGACCGGCGCCTGCTGGCCTGGACGCCAGGCGCGGAAGCCTGGCGGGAGTGGCCCTACCGGGAAGGGCTGCGGCTCTCCCACCACGACCATGCCGGCGTCGGCATCCTGGAACTGCAGGACGCATCGGCCCGCCTGGCCCACTGGCGCTATACCCTGGGGCAGAACCTGGCGGCCCAGCGTCTTGCCGATCAGTTCGATCGGCAGCGGGACAGCTTCCTCGATGGCGTCCCGCTTCCGGTGGACGACGGCGCCGTCTGCCCCCGCTGCAAGGCGCCGCTGGGGCCGGACCAGGATGAGTGTCCGGTCTGCGCCCGGGAAATCCACACGCCGCCTTCCACCTGGACCCTGCTGCGTCTGTGGCGCTTCGCACGGCCCTATCGGGGGCAGCTGCTGTCCGGCTTCCTGCTGACCCTGACGGCCACCGCCGCGACCCTGGTGCCGCCCTATCTGTCCATGCCGCTGATGGACAACGTGCTGATCCCCTTCCAGAACGGCAAGCCGATCGACGTCGGCCTGGTGACGCTCTACCTGGGCGGCCTGCTGGGCGCGGCGCTCCTGGCCTGGGGCCTGGGCTGGGCGCGGACCTACATCCTGGCCCTGGTCAGCGAGCGCATCGGCGCCGACCTGCGCACCACCACCTACGAGCACCTGCTGAAGCTGTCGCTCGAATATTTCGGCGGCAAGCGCACCGGTGACCTGATGGCCCGCATCGGCTCCGAGAGCGACCGCATCTGCGTCTTCCTTTCCCTGCACCTGCTGGACTTCGCCACCGACGTGCTGATGATCGGCATGACGGCGGCGATCCTGATCTCGATCAATCCCTGGCTGGCGCTGGTGACCCTGCTGCCGCTGCCCCTGATCGCCTGGATGATCCACCTGGTGCGCGACCGGCTGCGCACCGGCTTCGAGAAGGTGGACCGGATCTGGTCCGAAGTCACCAACGTGCTGGCCGACACCATTCCCGGCATCCGCGTGGTCAAGGCCTTCGCCCAGGAGCGGCGCGAGGTGGCGCGTTTCCGCGAGGCCAACCAGCACAACCTGGCGATCAACGACCGGGTGAATCGCGTCTGGTCGCTGTTCTCCCCCACCGTGACCCTGCTCACCGAGACCGGCCTGCTGGTGGTCTGGGCCTTCGGCATCTGGCAGGTGTCGAAGAACCAGATCACCGTCGGCGTACTGACCGCCTTCATCGCCTATATCGGCCGCTTCTACACCCGGCTCGACTCGATGAGCCGCATCGTTTCCGTGACCCAGAAGGCGGCCGCCGGCGCCAAGCGCATTTTCGACATCCTCGACCATGTCTCCAGCGTGCCCGAACCGCAGCAACCGGTGCATCTGGACCAGGTGCGGGGCGCGATCGAGCTGCGCGGCGTCGGCTTCCGCTACGGCAACCGCTCGGTGATCCGCAACCTCGACTTCAGCATCCGGCCCGGCGAGATGATCGGCCTGGTGGGCCACAGCGGCTCCGGCAAGAGCACCCTGGTGAACCTGATCTGCCGCTTCTACGACGTCAGCGAAGGGGCGGTCCAGGTGGATGGCGTGGACATCCGTTCCCTGCCCGTGGCGGAATACCGGCGCCACATCGGCCTGGTGCTGCAGGAGCCCTTCCTCTTCTTCGGCACCATCGCCGACAACATCGCCTACGGCAAGCCCGGCGCCAGCCGGGCGGAAATCATCGCCGCCGCCCGCGCCGCCCATGCCCACGAGTTCATCCTGCGCCTGCCGCTGGGCTACGACTCCCTGGTGGGGGAGCGGGGCCAGGGGCTCTCCGGCGGCGAGCGCCAGCGCCTGTCGATCGCGCGGGCGCTCTTGATCGACCCGCGCATCCTGATCATGGACGAGGCCACCTCCTCGGTGGATACGGAGACCGAAAAGGAAATCCAGAAGGCGTTGGACAATCTGGTCCAGGGGCGCACCACCATCGCCATCGCCCACCGCCTGTCCACCCTGCGCCGCGCCGACCGGCTGGTGGTGATGGACCGCGGCCAGATCGTCGAAGTCGGCAACCACGAGCAGCTGATGGCCCGGGAAGGCCACTACTACCGGCTGTACCAGGCCCAGGCCCGCAATGTCGATGTGGATGGGATGGATGGCGATGGACGGACCGGGGAGAGCGGCGATGACTGA
- a CDS encoding DUF1854 domain-containing protein, which produces MTEFQLTRNAFGRLVFTAGGESHSGVVPVRAFPIAAPDEGLALVNAEGHEVAWIERMTELPADQRSLLEEELASREFMPEICRIHGVSSFATPSTWQVETHRGETAFVLKGEEDIRRLGHHTLLIADSHGIQFLIRDIKVLDRHSRKLLDRFL; this is translated from the coding sequence ATGACTGAATTCCAACTGACGCGCAATGCTTTCGGCCGGCTGGTGTTCACCGCCGGCGGCGAGTCACACAGCGGCGTGGTGCCGGTGCGCGCCTTCCCCATCGCCGCACCCGACGAGGGCCTGGCCCTGGTCAATGCCGAGGGTCACGAAGTCGCCTGGATCGAACGCATGACGGAGCTGCCGGCCGACCAGCGCAGCCTGCTGGAGGAGGAACTGGCGAGCCGGGAGTTCATGCCGGAGATCTGCCGCATCCACGGCGTTTCGAGCTTCGCCACGCCCAGCACCTGGCAGGTGGAGACCCACCGGGGGGAAACGGCTTTCGTCCTCAAGGGCGAGGAGGACATCCGCCGCCTGGGACACCATACGCTGCTGATCGCCGACAGCCACGGCATCCAGTTCCTGATCCGGGACATCAAGGTCCTGGACCGGCACAGCCGCAAGCTGCTGGATCGTTTCCTCTAG
- a CDS encoding IS1380 family transposase: protein MPNCTRGDMEFGRLGRCTIEANFEGGALSSDGGLMLLRQVDRRIGLSRAVAEALHDPRDQDRITHGMRDLVAQRLYALCCGYEDLNDHAALRNDPLMQTAVGTGDELGSSPTLCRLEQRATRSDIVALNRVLVDQFIASQATCPEELVLDIDASDIPLHGEQEQTEFHAYYDHYCYLPLYVFAGKAMLACVLRRSRIDGAKHAAAVIKLIVTRLRQTWPALRIIVRGDSGFCRQRLIRWCERHGVGYIIGMARNARLHRHVADWEQTMAQAFHDTGVKQRLIRQFSYAAKSWDRERRLITRLEFGVQGTNPRFIVTNLDRPAEELYDDLYCQRGEAENRIKETQLDLFGTRASCHKFLANWLRILFSALAYTLMQRLREIALRHTDLAKATAATIRVKLLKIGAAVIRNTRRIRILLASHHPLRDIYFIAANALASP from the coding sequence ATGCCAAATTGTACGCGTGGGGACATGGAGTTTGGGCGCCTGGGTCGTTGCACGATTGAGGCGAATTTTGAGGGTGGCGCGCTCAGTTCCGATGGCGGCCTGATGCTGCTGCGGCAAGTCGACCGGCGCATTGGATTGTCACGTGCGGTAGCGGAAGCACTGCACGACCCACGGGATCAGGATCGCATCACGCATGGGATGCGCGACCTGGTCGCCCAGCGCCTGTATGCCCTGTGCTGCGGGTACGAGGATCTGAACGACCATGCCGCCCTGCGCAACGACCCGCTGATGCAAACCGCCGTCGGCACGGGTGATGAATTGGGCAGCAGCCCGACCCTGTGTCGGCTGGAGCAGCGGGCCACGCGATCGGACATCGTGGCCTTGAACCGGGTACTGGTCGACCAGTTCATTGCTAGCCAGGCGACCTGTCCGGAGGAACTGGTGCTGGACATCGACGCCTCCGACATCCCGCTGCACGGGGAACAGGAACAGACCGAGTTCCACGCCTACTACGACCACTACTGCTACCTGCCCCTGTATGTGTTCGCTGGCAAGGCCATGCTCGCCTGCGTCCTGCGCCGCAGCCGGATCGACGGTGCCAAGCATGCGGCCGCCGTAATCAAGCTGATCGTGACCCGGCTACGCCAGACCTGGCCGGCCCTGCGGATCATTGTGCGCGGGGATTCGGGATTCTGCCGCCAGCGCCTGATCCGCTGGTGCGAACGCCACGGCGTCGGCTACATCATCGGGATGGCGAGGAATGCCCGTCTGCATCGCCACGTAGCTGACTGGGAGCAGACGATGGCGCAGGCTTTCCACGACACCGGGGTCAAGCAGCGACTGATCCGGCAATTCTCCTACGCCGCCAAGAGCTGGGATCGGGAACGACGCCTGATCACCCGCCTGGAGTTTGGCGTCCAGGGCACCAATCCGCGTTTCATCGTGACCAACCTCGACCGTCCTGCCGAGGAGCTGTATGACGACCTCTACTGCCAGCGGGGCGAGGCCGAGAACCGGATCAAGGAAACCCAGTTGGATCTGTTCGGTACGCGCGCCAGTTGCCACAAGTTCCTGGCCAACTGGCTGCGCATCTTGTTCTCGGCATTGGCTTACACGCTGATGCAACGCCTGCGCGAGATCGCGCTCCGGCACACCGATCTGGCGAAGGCCACGGCGGCGACGATTCGCGTAAAACTGCTCAAGATCGGGGCGGCGGTGATTCGCAATACGCGGCGCATTCGCATCCTGCTGGCGTCGCACCATCCGCTGCGCGATATCTACTTCATCGCCGCCAACGCCTTGGCGTCTCCATAG
- a CDS encoding DUF192 domain-containing protein codes for MKRLLCLLITFAGAASASWGQQSLPAMELSAGIHRIEAEVASTQPQRMQGLMHRQSMAANHGMLFVFTQQARHCMWMKNTLLPLAVAFLDEQGRILNVAEMRPGSEETHCAASPARYALEMNTGWFKSRGLTAGAVIRGVDKAPVPQ; via the coding sequence ATGAAGCGTCTTCTTTGCCTACTGATAACCTTCGCCGGCGCGGCAAGCGCGTCGTGGGGCCAGCAGAGTCTGCCGGCGATGGAACTTTCCGCCGGCATCCACCGCATCGAGGCCGAGGTGGCTTCGACCCAGCCGCAGCGCATGCAGGGTCTCATGCACCGCCAGTCGATGGCCGCCAATCACGGCATGCTGTTCGTCTTCACCCAGCAGGCGCGGCACTGCATGTGGATGAAGAACACCCTGTTGCCGTTGGCCGTCGCCTTCCTGGACGAGCAGGGGCGGATTCTCAACGTCGCCGAGATGCGGCCCGGCAGCGAGGAGACCCATTGCGCCGCGAGCCCCGCCCGCTATGCCCTGGAAATGAACACCGGCTGGTTCAAAAGCCGCGGCCTGACCGCCGGCGCCGTCATCCGCGGCGTGGACAAGGCGCCGGTGCCGCAATGA
- a CDS encoding NAD(P)H-quinone oxidoreductase — protein MKQIHYDVAGGPEVLRLVEAPRPQPGPGEALIEVHYAGVNRPDVVQRSGNYPPPPGSSPVLGLEVAGTIAALGAGVEGWRIGDAVAALTPGGGYAEYCVAPVGQLLPVPDGLGLAEAAGLPENWFTVWHNLMDLGRLKAGERLLVHGGSGGIGLAAIQLGKLVGAEVFATAGSAEKIEVCRAFGADWGIDYRQEDFVARIREITAKTGVDVILDMVGGPYLQKNLSLLRQDGRLVLIAFLQGSRVEFDFMNVMMRRLTITGSTMRPRTLAEKTAIRDALLQQVWPAVAAGKVRTRIHQIFPLSEAVEAHRLMESSRHMGKILLQVR, from the coding sequence ATGAAGCAGATTCACTACGATGTCGCTGGCGGGCCGGAGGTGCTGCGACTGGTCGAGGCGCCGCGTCCACAGCCGGGGCCGGGCGAGGCGCTGATCGAGGTGCACTACGCCGGCGTCAATCGTCCGGATGTGGTCCAGCGTTCCGGCAACTATCCCCCGCCGCCGGGCAGTTCGCCGGTGCTGGGGCTGGAAGTGGCCGGCACCATCGCCGCCCTGGGTGCCGGCGTGGAAGGCTGGCGGATCGGCGATGCCGTCGCGGCGCTGACCCCGGGGGGCGGCTATGCCGAGTATTGCGTCGCCCCCGTCGGCCAGTTGCTGCCGGTTCCCGACGGACTGGGCCTGGCCGAGGCGGCGGGCCTGCCGGAGAACTGGTTCACCGTCTGGCACAACCTGATGGACCTGGGGCGGCTGAAGGCCGGTGAGCGTCTCCTGGTGCACGGCGGTTCCGGCGGCATCGGCCTGGCGGCGATCCAGTTGGGCAAGCTGGTCGGCGCGGAGGTTTTCGCCACCGCCGGCAGCGCCGAGAAAATCGAGGTCTGCCGGGCGTTCGGCGCCGACTGGGGCATCGACTACCGGCAGGAGGACTTCGTCGCCCGCATCCGCGAGATCACCGCCAAGACCGGCGTCGACGTGATCCTGGACATGGTGGGCGGCCCCTACCTGCAGAAGAATCTTTCCCTCTTGCGCCAGGACGGGCGCCTGGTGCTGATCGCCTTTCTCCAGGGCAGCCGCGTCGAGTTCGATTTCATGAACGTGATGATGCGGCGTCTGACCATCACCGGCTCCACCATGCGGCCGCGCACTCTGGCGGAGAAGACCGCCATCCGCGATGCCCTGCTGCAGCAGGTCTGGCCGGCCGTCGCGGCCGGGAAAGTCCGCACCCGCATTCATCAGATCTTTCCTCTGTCCGAGGCAGTGGAGGCTCATCGGCTGATGGAGAGCAGCCGCCACATGGGCAAGATCCTGTTGCAGGTACGGTAA
- a CDS encoding DUF485 domain-containing protein, translating into MRQELAQRVQADPEFQELVHKKRSLSWTLTALMLVIYFGFVLLVALAPGVLKQSLSGGLTTVGIPMGIGVILSAFVLTGIYVFRANREFDDLTHEIVERATK; encoded by the coding sequence ATGAGGCAGGAACTTGCCCAGCGGGTCCAGGCGGACCCGGAGTTTCAGGAGTTGGTGCATAAAAAACGCAGTCTGAGCTGGACCTTGACGGCGCTGATGCTGGTGATCTATTTCGGTTTCGTGCTGCTGGTCGCCCTGGCGCCCGGCGTACTCAAGCAGTCCCTTTCCGGCGGGCTGACCACCGTCGGCATTCCGATGGGGATCGGCGTCATTCTCAGCGCCTTCGTCCTGACCGGGATTTACGTCTTCCGCGCCAACCGCGAGTTCGACGATCTGACCCATGAGATTGTGGAAAGGGCGACCAAATAA